From the Magnetococcales bacterium genome, the window AAGGGGTTCGGCAGCTCGTGGAGCAGCTCGATGCCATGATGGACATCGAGGAGGATGCGCGCCACACCTACCGCATCGGCGCACAGAGAATTCTCGATGCACTCGCCATGGTCCGGAGACCGGCTGTATCCCAGCCTCGTTCGAGTTGGAACGCGGGACTCTCAGATACCCTGCGCGAGATGGGTCAAGCCATCAACAAGCTGGCCGGGGAAATGGGAGGTCGTAGCCATGGATAACGCCCGCAACATTCTCACCCTGGATCTGGGTAGCAAGATGGGTTGGGCTCTGCATCAGGCAGATGGAACCATCACCAGCGGTACGGTGGAGTTCAAGCCGGGCCGGTTCGAGGGTGGTGGTATGGCCTATGTTCGGTTCAAGCACTGGCTGGATGAGGTGAGCCGGTTTGCCGGGCCGATACAGGCGATCTGGTTCGAGGAGGTCAGGGCACACGCAGGCGTCACGGCTGCCCATGTCTACGGTGGTTTCCTGGCTCACCTCTCGGCCTGGGCCGAGCAGCAGGAGATACCGTATCGGGGTGTGCCTGTCGGGACTGTCAAGCGCCACGCCACAGGAAAAGGTAATGCCAGCAAGGCTGAGGTGATCGAGGCCATGCGGCGCAAAGGACACAACCCTGCCGACGACAATTCTGCCGACGCACTGGCCATCCTGCACTGGGCAATGGAAGAGGAGGTGATGTCATGAATGGCGGACCAAGACTGCCTCGCTCTTGCCTGTCACGGCTCATTCCGCACAAGGCAGATCCGGAGCAACAGAGGAAGGAGGGGTGGCACAACCACGGCATACTGGTGGTGGCCATTGATGACAGGCGGCTTGGTTGGCCGGAACAGGAGATGGTGAAACATCTGGCCAAGAAGCTATTCGGGCAGAAAGCGGTGAAGGAGGTGCAATATGGACGGTAAATGGACGCCGAAGATGGTCGCCGACCAACTGGAAGAGGCCGCCAGTACCCTCTATCGGTTGCCGGAGGTGAGACCAGCCGGATATGGCTCGGGCTGGCCGCAGGTGATTCATGACGCCATGGATGTCAGCGACTGGGAAGAGCCTCCATTGGTTCGCCCCGGCCCACCAACAGCGGATGCCATTGCCAGGATGGATGAAAGTCTGGAATGGCTGAGGTGGCTTGGACGAGATGACGTCCGGTTGCTTTGGTTGCGGGCGGAACGCAGGCCATGGAAGGAGATTTCCCGTGCGATGGGTACCTGTCGCACGACGGTCTGGACGAGGTGGAAGGAGGCTTTGCTGCAGATTGCCGTCCGTCTCAACATCGCATCTGAAAAAAAGATGTTTGAACGCCGTGTTTGAACATCTTTTCTTTGAACATGCAAGGCCGGGATATGGTAGTCTCCGGGTTACAATGGCGGAAGCGCACGCACGATGCTCCTGCGGAATATGATCGGCTATGCAAACCCGCCCAGGGGATTCCCTCGGCGGGTTTTTTTCATCATGTGCAAAAAAGATGTTTGAACACGGCGTGTGAACATCTTTTCTTTGAACATGCAAGGGCGGATTGTGGTAGGCTCCGAATTACAATGGCGGAACGCACGCACCGCCGCACTGTTGCAGATTTTGACGAACCACCCAGGGGAGACTCGGGGTGGTTTTTTATTGCTCCGGGTAGCGGGGCAATGGAGGAAGAATTCTTCCCGAACCTTCCGAGTCCTCCCGGCG encodes:
- a CDS encoding helix-turn-helix domain-containing protein, which codes for MDGKWTPKMVADQLEEAASTLYRLPEVRPAGYGSGWPQVIHDAMDVSDWEEPPLVRPGPPTADAIARMDESLEWLRWLGRDDVRLLWLRAERRPWKEISRAMGTCRTTVWTRWKEALLQIAVRLNIASEKKMFERRV